One genomic segment of Bombus vancouverensis nearcticus chromosome 11, iyBomVanc1_principal, whole genome shotgun sequence includes these proteins:
- the LOC117154732 gene encoding uncharacterized protein LOC117154732 has product MQRGAIMQDAGTYEERAVNAIRLQASVKMSEKRISMGINVSILVILTIFGVLLSLPLRLLLNTNYYSRNETIGENTTIQTTENVTVEAIIIPVDHRKLRRCPRFEYEDRLISVFQSDYDGNCTYTRICPINDTKEENNGDVESEPVNKGNNETSKVLKEIVGENSTEKVEESGKDRRTKSVLVAGHILVTMLLISAIAALVEVLRIRFARDKDSSKADSISSRKTSMVELPVQRRFLPRYPMKSARSFEMHRSALRLLGARPPPLIRRSSFPTQPSKQNSGSVSGTPNNRKSRRQSAESDEEVGILMSALHHRTRLIRRH; this is encoded by the exons ATGCAACGCGGTGCAATCATGCAAGATGCAGGAACGTACGAGGAACGAGCTGTGAACGCGATTCGGTTACAAGCTTCTGTCAAGATGTCCGAGAAGCGGATTTCGATGGGCATTAACGTCAGCATTCTCGTTATACTAACCATCTTCGGGGTGTTGCTTTCCTTGCCATTGCGATTGCTCTTGAACACGAATTATTACAGTCGAAACGAAACGATCGGCGAAAATACTACGATACAAACGACGGAGAACGTAACAGTCGAAGCGATAATAATCCCGGTGGATCATCGAAAGTTGAGACGCTGTCCAAGGTTCGAGTACGAAGACAGATTGATATCGGTTTTTCAAAGTGATTACGATGGAAATTGTACTTACACGCGAATCTGTCCGATTAACGACACGAAGGAGGAAAATAACGGAGATGTCGAGAGCGAACCTGTTAACAAAGGGAATAATGAAACGTCCAAGGTATTGAAGGAGATCGTCGGTGAGAATTCGACGGAAAAAGTTGAAGAAAGTGGGAAAGATCGTCGAACGAAATCGGTTCTGGTCGCCGGACACATTCTCGTGACGATGCTTCTCATTTCAGCAATCGCTGCTCTCGTTGAAGTATTGCGAATACGTTTCGCTAGAGATAAG GACTCGTCTAAGGCAGATAGTATCAGCTCAAGAAAAACGTCCATGGTCGAGTTACCCGTTCAGAGGAGATTCCTACCGAGGTACCCAATGAAGAGTGCGAGATCTTTCGAAATGCATCGATCTGCTTTACGCCTATTAG GTGCGAGACCGCCGCCTCTTATCCGTCGCTCGTCATTCCCAACGCAACCATCTAAACAAAACTCTGGATCGGTCAGTGGAACACCGAATAATCGGAAATCGAGACGCCAATCGGCCGAATCCGACGAAGAGGTCGGAATCCTCATGAGCGCTCTTCATCATCGCACACGCCTGATTCGACGGCATTAA